From one Ignavibacteria bacterium genomic stretch:
- a CDS encoding NUDIX hydrolase: MTDQRFTPGPNSIENEFRQMLLSRLSDYAVLFPDEQNTTRAFIQFVAGSVHCFHRSNLYGHVTGSVWLLSPDRHHVLLTHHKKLNTWVQPGGHADGDGCISRVALTEAHEESGISKIELLSESIFDIDIHPIPRIGDVPEHLHFDVRYLCVAGNTRYVVSEESHDLAWAPITGISEFTGDASVIRMADKWLRRVASARNQ; the protein is encoded by the coding sequence ATGACTGACCAACGATTCACTCCGGGTCCAAACAGTATCGAAAATGAATTCCGGCAGATGCTGCTAAGCCGTCTGTCCGATTATGCCGTTCTGTTTCCGGATGAGCAAAATACAACCAGAGCGTTTATTCAATTTGTAGCCGGGTCAGTGCATTGCTTTCATCGTAGCAATCTGTACGGACATGTAACCGGCAGCGTCTGGCTTTTGTCGCCTGACCGGCACCATGTTTTACTAACGCACCATAAAAAACTGAATACGTGGGTGCAGCCGGGCGGTCATGCCGATGGTGATGGGTGTATTTCAAGAGTTGCATTAACTGAAGCGCACGAAGAGAGTGGCATTTCTAAGATTGAACTGCTCTCTGAATCGATTTTTGATATCGATATTCATCCAATTCCCAGAATCGGCGACGTACCTGAGCACCTCCACTTTGACGTGCGGTATCTCTGTGTGGCCGGCAACACACGGTATGTTGTCAGCGAAGAGTCGCATGACCTGGCCTGGGCACCGATCACTGGTATCTCTGAATTCACGGGTGATGCAAGTGTCATCAGGATGGCAGATAAGTGGCTTCGCAGAGTAGCGTCCGCTCGTAATCAGTGA
- the uvrB gene encoding excinuclease ABC subunit UvrB: protein MFKLESKYSPSGDQPKAIAELTDGLRSGEKHQTLLGVTGSGKTFTISNVIAQVQRPTLVMSPNKTLAAQLYGEFKSFFPNNAVEFFISYYDYYQPEAYVPATDVYIEKDMSINDEIDRLRLRATSALVEGRRDVIVVASVSCIYGIGAKEDFKEQLLFLKTGMPFTRQQLIYRLSNIHYSRNDFDFVRGTFRVRGDIVDVAPAGEDKRALRIELFDNEIERLSWIDQHSGTLIEKTDSALLYPARLFVTTQNSLNRAIGDIKDELADRLKELRSLGKLVEAQRLEQRTLYDIEMMKEVGYCSGIENYSMHLSGRKPGDQPHVLMDYFPDDYLLVVDESHVTIPQVRAMFNGDRQRKLTLVDHGFRLPSALENRPLRFEEFEQNTNQVIYVSATPGDYELEKSMGVVVEQIIRPTGLLDPHIEIRPVHTQIDDLLGEIRRRAERNERVLVTTLTKRMAEDLTDYLQNFRIRVAYIHSDVDTLERVEIIRGLRLGNFDVLVGVNLLREGLDMPEVSLVAILDADKEGFLRSQRSLMQTAGRTARNAGGLVIFYADSMTDSMRSVIDETNRRRELQQQYNKTHGINPVTVYKSLEEILESTSVADIQHQREQKLKAVQAQQLRKAAEPLAKYLTSEQRTDLVEQLFAEMKSAARDLDFEKAAALRDEIAALKALDEAKHQQ from the coding sequence ATGTTCAAACTTGAATCCAAATACAGTCCATCCGGAGATCAGCCTAAAGCAATCGCTGAGCTGACAGACGGGCTTCGCAGTGGTGAAAAGCATCAAACGCTACTTGGAGTTACAGGCTCCGGGAAGACGTTCACGATTTCAAATGTTATTGCCCAGGTTCAACGGCCAACACTCGTGATGAGTCCGAATAAAACCTTGGCAGCCCAGCTGTATGGCGAATTCAAGTCGTTTTTCCCCAATAATGCAGTTGAGTTCTTTATCAGTTACTACGACTACTACCAACCCGAAGCCTATGTTCCGGCAACCGACGTGTACATCGAGAAAGACATGTCGATTAACGACGAAATAGACAGGCTTCGGTTGCGTGCAACAAGTGCATTGGTGGAGGGGCGACGGGATGTTATCGTGGTAGCCAGTGTAAGCTGTATTTACGGAATCGGTGCCAAGGAAGACTTTAAAGAGCAGTTATTGTTTTTAAAAACCGGGATGCCGTTCACACGACAGCAGTTGATTTACCGGCTTAGTAATATTCACTACTCCAGAAACGATTTTGATTTCGTGCGTGGAACGTTCAGAGTGCGCGGTGATATCGTTGACGTTGCGCCCGCTGGTGAGGATAAACGGGCATTGCGCATCGAGCTGTTTGACAACGAAATCGAACGGCTGTCATGGATTGATCAGCATTCCGGTACGCTGATTGAAAAAACCGACTCTGCACTGCTCTACCCTGCCCGCCTGTTCGTTACTACTCAGAATTCACTCAATCGTGCTATTGGGGATATTAAGGACGAACTTGCCGATAGACTCAAAGAACTTCGAAGTTTGGGCAAACTAGTGGAAGCACAGCGTCTTGAACAGCGCACGCTCTACGATATCGAAATGATGAAGGAAGTGGGATATTGTTCGGGAATCGAGAATTACAGTATGCACCTCAGTGGCCGGAAGCCAGGCGATCAGCCACATGTACTGATGGATTATTTTCCGGATGACTATTTGCTTGTGGTGGACGAAAGCCATGTTACCATACCACAGGTGCGGGCAATGTTTAATGGCGACAGGCAGCGCAAGCTAACGCTTGTGGACCATGGTTTCCGGCTGCCTTCAGCTCTGGAAAACAGACCTTTACGGTTTGAAGAATTTGAACAAAACACCAATCAGGTCATTTACGTGAGTGCAACACCCGGTGATTACGAGCTGGAAAAATCAATGGGGGTTGTTGTGGAGCAAATCATTCGTCCTACCGGTCTGCTGGACCCGCACATTGAAATTCGTCCGGTCCACACCCAAATCGATGACTTACTCGGTGAAATCCGACGTCGCGCCGAGCGTAACGAACGCGTTCTTGTAACCACACTCACAAAACGGATGGCTGAGGACCTGACTGACTACCTTCAGAACTTCAGAATTCGTGTAGCCTATATCCACAGCGATGTTGATACACTGGAACGCGTTGAAATCATACGCGGACTTCGCTTAGGCAATTTTGACGTGCTTGTGGGCGTAAACCTTCTTCGCGAAGGACTTGATATGCCCGAGGTTTCGCTGGTGGCTATCCTTGATGCCGACAAAGAAGGTTTTTTACGAAGCCAGAGATCGCTAATGCAGACGGCGGGACGTACTGCCCGCAATGCCGGTGGTTTAGTGATTTTTTATGCTGATTCAATGACCGACTCAATGCGCAGTGTAATTGACGAAACAAACCGAAGACGCGAGCTGCAGCAACAATACAACAAAACGCATGGTATAAACCCCGTCACCGTCTATAAGTCACTCGAAGAAATTCTTGAAAGCACGTCAGTTGCTGATATCCAGCATCAAAGAGAACAAAAACTGAAGGCAGTGCAGGCGCAACAACTCCGCAAGGCGGCAGAACCTCTGGCAAAATATCTTACGTCAGAGCAGCGCACAGATCTTGTTGAACAACTGTTTGCAGAAATGAAGTCTGCTGCCAGGGATCTGGATTTTGAAAAAGCAGCTGCTCTTCGTGACGAAATAGCAGCACTGAAAGCTCTTGACGAAGCTAAACACCAACAGTAA
- the queA gene encoding tRNA preQ1(34) S-adenosylmethionine ribosyltransferase-isomerase QueA → MKLSEYKYSLPKNSVAKYPVEPRDSSRLMIINRETGDIEEKHFRDILNYMQKGDVIVVNEAKVFPARLFGNKEKTNAKIEVMLLRELKKQERIWDVLVEPARKVRIGNKIYFDDNKIYCEIIDNTTSRGRTVRFSYDGDLHEVIERIGQMPLPDYFKRDAEELDKEAYQCVFANPEKVGSIAPSAAGLHFTPKLLKAAEKKGIKIATVRLNLGQGVFETIEVEDLTKHRMYSEYFEISKDNADIINKALKSKRFVYAVGSSVARALESSVLTSGIVKPNKGWTDRFIYPPYEFKIANRFITNFHQPASPGLLLASAFLGDREALFKAYRRAIRSGFRFHAYGDAMLII, encoded by the coding sequence ATGAAGTTGTCTGAATACAAATATTCTTTACCTAAAAACTCTGTTGCAAAATACCCTGTTGAGCCGCGCGACAGCTCGCGGCTAATGATTATTAACCGTGAAACGGGCGACATCGAGGAGAAGCATTTTCGGGACATCCTGAACTATATGCAAAAGGGTGATGTTATTGTGGTGAATGAAGCCAAGGTTTTTCCGGCTCGTTTATTTGGTAACAAGGAGAAAACCAATGCAAAAATCGAAGTGATGCTGCTCCGCGAGTTAAAGAAGCAGGAACGGATATGGGATGTTTTAGTAGAGCCAGCCCGTAAAGTACGGATTGGTAACAAAATCTATTTTGATGACAACAAGATTTATTGTGAAATCATTGATAACACAACATCCAGAGGGCGCACCGTCCGATTTTCCTACGATGGAGATTTGCATGAGGTAATTGAGCGGATCGGCCAGATGCCATTACCTGACTACTTTAAGCGCGATGCGGAAGAGCTGGATAAAGAGGCATATCAGTGCGTGTTTGCGAATCCCGAAAAAGTTGGGTCTATTGCGCCGTCGGCAGCAGGCCTGCACTTCACGCCCAAACTGTTAAAAGCTGCAGAAAAAAAGGGGATTAAAATTGCAACGGTCCGCCTGAATCTGGGCCAGGGTGTGTTCGAGACCATCGAGGTGGAAGACCTCACCAAGCATCGTATGTATAGTGAGTATTTTGAGATTTCAAAAGATAATGCCGACATTATCAATAAGGCGCTGAAGAGCAAGCGGTTTGTCTATGCCGTAGGGTCGAGTGTGGCCCGTGCGCTGGAGAGCAGTGTGCTCACCAGCGGTATCGTGAAACCCAATAAGGGGTGGACCGACCGATTTATCTACCCTCCGTACGAGTTTAAGATTGCCAATCGTTTTATTACTAACTTTCATCAGCCTGCTTCACCGGGCTTGTTGCTGGCATCTGCTTTCCTGGGTGACAGGGAGGCCTTGTTTAAAGCATACCGACGTGCAATTCGTTCCGGATTCCGTTTCCATGCATATGGCGATGCCATGCTCATAATCTAA
- the mrdA gene encoding penicillin-binding protein 2, whose product MIGQALHGDFGSTTRQRILKWLVFLMAGVFILRLGWLQIIQGGAYRLRAEAQAIKQIKIEPFRGMMIDRNGIPIVQNIPGFSVTVTPYQFTSVVAVRLAKILGVPDSVIRADVAKAARFNRFNPVKFAAGRDIDFSTMSAIEEQRDFLPGVDVITDPKRSYDITGNAAHLLGYCREVSEYQLKELGDAYDPGDLTGKTGLEKSYEAYVRGQKGLQFVAVNNRGQRVSSFNEGKSDVPTRRGFDLQLGLDAKLQSLAEKLLEGKRGAVVAIDPNNGEILAFASMPDFSLRELSGRTSRGYYNQIASDPDKPLFNRASMPNYPPGSTWKMLVALGCLQEGLITPNTVLHCGGAYNYGNRSMACHGAHGAVTLERAIQVSCNVYFAQCGMKLDVEGMKKYGTLFGFGHKTMADITEEASGLVPGTAYMDKRYGKNGWSKYAPANWGIGQGEILTTPLQLARYVAAIANGGILLQPHAVRSVYNNVLNKTEVMRYAATDLHLRPDYVRAVQQGMYKVVNEPGGTASSLRIPDIVMCGKTGTAQNPHGRDHSWFVCYAPMDKPQIAICAMVENAGFGSTVAAPIATKLVELYLKGRWPADVRSPGFAAPPSADSALPEQKEKSDTVRKQPAYTKKGPFIVSEK is encoded by the coding sequence ATGATTGGTCAGGCTCTCCATGGTGACTTTGGTTCTACAACACGTCAGCGAATTCTGAAGTGGTTGGTTTTCCTCATGGCCGGTGTTTTTATCCTTCGCCTGGGGTGGCTTCAGATTATCCAGGGCGGTGCATATCGTCTGCGTGCCGAAGCACAGGCCATCAAGCAAATTAAAATCGAACCGTTTCGCGGAATGATGATTGACCGCAACGGTATTCCAATTGTGCAGAACATACCGGGCTTCTCCGTAACGGTAACTCCGTATCAGTTTACCAGTGTTGTTGCCGTGCGACTGGCCAAAATTCTTGGTGTACCCGACAGTGTGATTCGGGCCGACGTTGCCAAGGCTGCACGGTTTAACAGATTTAATCCGGTAAAGTTTGCTGCCGGACGTGATATTGACTTCAGCACCATGAGTGCTATCGAGGAGCAGCGCGACTTTCTCCCGGGTGTTGACGTGATCACTGATCCCAAACGCTCGTATGATATTACCGGTAATGCCGCCCACCTTCTTGGTTATTGCAGAGAGGTTAGCGAATATCAACTAAAAGAACTTGGTGATGCCTATGACCCCGGTGACCTGACGGGAAAAACCGGACTCGAGAAGTCATACGAAGCCTACGTGCGCGGTCAGAAAGGCCTGCAGTTTGTTGCCGTGAACAACCGCGGACAGCGGGTGTCAAGTTTTAACGAAGGAAAGAGTGACGTTCCAACGCGCCGTGGTTTTGATCTGCAGCTTGGCCTGGATGCCAAACTGCAGTCATTGGCAGAAAAACTGCTGGAGGGTAAGCGTGGTGCCGTTGTTGCTATCGACCCGAATAATGGTGAAATACTTGCTTTTGCAAGTATGCCCGACTTTAGTCTGCGTGAACTCAGCGGGCGTACGTCACGGGGGTATTACAACCAGATTGCTTCTGATCCCGACAAGCCTTTGTTTAACCGGGCATCAATGCCTAACTATCCGCCAGGCTCTACATGGAAAATGCTTGTTGCTCTGGGATGCCTGCAGGAAGGTTTAATAACCCCCAATACCGTGTTGCACTGCGGTGGTGCGTATAACTATGGAAACCGAAGCATGGCATGCCACGGTGCCCACGGTGCGGTTACACTGGAACGTGCCATCCAGGTTTCGTGTAACGTGTATTTTGCTCAGTGTGGCATGAAACTCGATGTTGAGGGCATGAAGAAGTATGGTACCCTGTTCGGCTTTGGACACAAGACCATGGCTGATATCACCGAGGAAGCCTCGGGACTGGTGCCAGGTACAGCGTACATGGATAAGCGTTACGGTAAGAACGGATGGTCAAAATACGCTCCGGCAAACTGGGGCATCGGACAGGGCGAAATTCTTACAACTCCGCTGCAGCTTGCCCGCTACGTTGCCGCAATTGCAAATGGGGGTATCCTACTGCAGCCTCATGCCGTACGATCTGTTTACAACAATGTGTTAAACAAAACCGAAGTCATGCGCTATGCCGCAACAGACTTGCACCTTCGGCCCGACTATGTTCGTGCCGTTCAGCAAGGTATGTACAAGGTTGTGAATGAACCCGGTGGTACGGCGTCAAGCCTGCGAATTCCGGATATCGTCATGTGCGGTAAAACAGGTACGGCTCAGAACCCTCATGGCAGGGATCACAGCTGGTTTGTCTGCTACGCTCCTATGGATAAACCGCAAATCGCAATCTGCGCCATGGTAGAAAATGCCGGCTTTGGCTCAACAGTGGCCGCACCGATTGCCACAAAGCTTGTTGAACTATATCTGAAGGGGCGCTGGCCGGCCGACGTTCGGTCACCCGGCTTTGCTGCTCCCCCGTCTGCCGACTCGGCTCTGCCGGAACAAAAGGAAAAAAGCGATACAGTCAGGAAGCAGCCGGCATATACAAAAAAAGGACCGTTTATCGTTTCTGAGAAATGA
- a CDS encoding extracellular solute-binding protein, which produces MIILIASLLVALLCGCNTSQQQQEITLWHFWSEPRQREVLDSLIAVYEQHHAHIRIKPTPLSWTDGYTKLLLAFNSSTPPDIVHLGMDWFAEFNNQHVLAPVTGPVQYTPEGVLWVVNARTFVRHNGSTTKFEWGLCASDAHNVIKRTLPMLWQYGAPEFFGSLPVYKTMDTNLVNALWTVRGLVHDGAVVDNSRGLDERFARGEIHNLLTGSWIVNMVSGSSLAAMEVRPAPSVLNGDVLAITSASDVHGAAQNFIQWLTSYQQAKTFCLNVPDAGFPASDSVFGDPDFSVSLLQSGFLQTIRLSKPLPVTPHLLAIEPIIERLIEQCYSAATKQDVHAWVMQAKAAVRNIEQSPAH; this is translated from the coding sequence ATGATAATTTTGATTGCTTCCCTGCTTGTTGCTCTGCTGTGTGGGTGCAATACCTCTCAGCAACAACAGGAAATTACACTGTGGCACTTTTGGTCAGAACCGCGTCAGCGCGAAGTGTTGGATTCTCTCATTGCCGTGTACGAGCAGCATCATGCGCATATACGAATCAAACCCACACCACTAAGCTGGACGGATGGCTACACCAAGCTGCTCCTTGCGTTTAACTCTTCTACGCCGCCGGATATTGTCCACCTGGGGATGGACTGGTTTGCCGAGTTTAACAACCAACATGTTCTGGCACCTGTTACGGGTCCGGTCCAGTACACACCGGAGGGTGTCCTGTGGGTTGTCAACGCCCGCACCTTTGTTCGTCATAACGGCAGTACCACAAAATTCGAATGGGGTCTGTGCGCCAGTGATGCTCATAACGTGATAAAACGCACGCTGCCGATGCTGTGGCAGTACGGTGCACCTGAGTTTTTCGGCAGCCTGCCGGTGTACAAAACAATGGATACCAACCTGGTAAATGCACTATGGACGGTAAGGGGGCTGGTCCATGACGGTGCTGTTGTTGACAATAGTCGTGGACTTGATGAGCGATTTGCACGCGGTGAAATTCACAACCTGCTCACCGGTTCCTGGATCGTAAACATGGTTAGCGGTAGCTCTCTTGCTGCGATGGAGGTCAGGCCGGCTCCATCTGTTCTTAACGGCGACGTGCTTGCCATCACCTCCGCATCGGACGTCCATGGTGCAGCACAAAACTTTATTCAGTGGCTAACATCGTATCAGCAGGCCAAAACATTCTGCCTTAACGTTCCGGATGCGGGTTTTCCGGCGTCTGACAGTGTTTTTGGCGACCCAGATTTCTCCGTATCCCTATTGCAGTCTGGCTTTTTGCAAACCATTCGCCTGTCAAAGCCCCTTCCCGTCACTCCTCATCTTCTTGCAATCGAACCCATAATTGAACGGCTTATCGAGCAGTGTTATTCTGCAGCAACAAAGCAGGATGTTCATGCATGGGTTATGCAGGCAAAAGCAGCCGTACGGAATATTGAACAGTCCCCGGCTCACTGA
- a CDS encoding glycosyltransferase, with protein MKVLYVAPRVPSFPLDGGSSSTFYQVRELKAAGHTIWFVALNTSRHRATSQDILPFVDRYDAVDIDTSISLTGALKALTSTPEPLYSSLGRAPYTMRRFQSAEMARMLARRIGDEMPEVVHADYLPTVWPVVAAKHIMGEGVFPPVLYRAHNVEFRIIKQLAGDGSTPLHHRLYRRFLARQTELYERKVAQVVDGVATVSDVDTDWFLHNTDARIVRTIVPGVDIPAMVRRPDPPTKRLGLVSSLEWPPNVEGILWFVRSVAPLIWESDPGIQVHIAGRAPVDEILKLHDGNRVIVHGPVADAGEFLATLDVAIIPILSGSGVRIKLLENMAHGIPVVSTSAGAEGVPVESGKHVLIADTARAFADACVRCMHDGAMGRAMANAAREMAVDSYSWGSATQKLLDIYSEIIAAKNSNR; from the coding sequence ATGAAAGTTTTATATGTAGCTCCACGGGTACCGTCATTCCCGTTGGACGGTGGTTCGTCAAGTACGTTCTACCAGGTTCGGGAGCTGAAGGCTGCCGGCCATACCATCTGGTTTGTAGCGCTGAATACAAGCAGGCACCGTGCTACCTCACAGGATATTCTGCCCTTTGTGGACAGGTACGATGCTGTAGATATTGACACGTCGATTTCGCTGACGGGAGCCCTAAAAGCACTAACCAGCACGCCCGAGCCCCTTTACTCATCACTGGGAAGGGCTCCCTACACGATGCGCCGGTTTCAGAGTGCAGAAATGGCAAGGATGCTGGCTCGAAGGATTGGTGATGAAATGCCAGAGGTTGTGCATGCAGATTATTTGCCCACGGTGTGGCCTGTTGTAGCAGCCAAACACATCATGGGTGAGGGGGTTTTCCCGCCGGTGCTGTACCGCGCCCATAATGTTGAATTCCGCATTATTAAGCAGCTTGCCGGTGATGGCTCTACTCCCTTGCATCACAGGCTGTACAGGAGATTCCTAGCCCGGCAGACAGAGCTGTACGAAAGGAAGGTAGCGCAGGTTGTTGACGGTGTTGCTACTGTTTCGGATGTTGATACAGACTGGTTTTTGCATAATACCGATGCGAGAATCGTGCGGACCATCGTACCGGGTGTGGATATCCCGGCAATGGTTCGTCGGCCGGACCCACCCACTAAACGTCTTGGTCTGGTAAGCAGTCTTGAATGGCCGCCCAACGTTGAGGGCATTCTATGGTTTGTACGGTCGGTAGCACCACTGATATGGGAATCCGATCCCGGAATTCAGGTCCACATTGCAGGCCGTGCTCCCGTAGATGAGATACTTAAGCTGCATGATGGAAACCGTGTAATTGTTCACGGACCTGTTGCCGATGCCGGTGAATTTCTGGCAACTCTTGATGTTGCCATCATTCCAATTCTGAGTGGCAGTGGTGTCCGTATTAAACTTCTTGAGAATATGGCTCATGGCATCCCGGTTGTCTCTACATCTGCCGGTGCTGAAGGAGTACCCGTTGAGTCAGGCAAACACGTTCTGATTGCTGATACCGCCAGGGCATTTGCAGATGCCTGTGTTCGCTGTATGCATGATGGTGCTATGGGTAGGGCGATGGCTAATGCAGCTCGCGAAATGGCAGTGGACAGCTATTCATGGGGATCGGCTACGCAGAAACTGCTGGATATCTATTCGGAGATTATTGCAGCAAAAAACAGCAACCGTTGA
- the msrB gene encoding peptide-methionine (R)-S-oxide reductase MsrB — MDKINKSEEEWRSLLTAEEYHVLREKGTEPPFTGEYVDTSVPGTYECRACGAQLYSSGAKFESHCGWPSFYEAMNSSAITQTPDHSFGMVRTELTCSCCGSHLGHIFTDGPRPTGMRHCINSISLLFRSDNQAPDKTDDQE; from the coding sequence ATGGACAAAATTAATAAAAGTGAAGAAGAGTGGCGATCCTTACTCACCGCTGAAGAATATCATGTTCTCCGTGAAAAAGGCACCGAGCCTCCGTTCACAGGCGAGTATGTTGATACATCTGTGCCCGGTACGTACGAGTGCAGGGCCTGCGGTGCCCAATTGTATTCAAGCGGTGCTAAGTTCGAAAGTCACTGCGGCTGGCCAAGCTTTTATGAAGCAATGAACAGCAGTGCAATAACACAGACACCTGACCATAGTTTTGGTATGGTGCGAACCGAATTAACATGTAGTTGTTGCGGCTCGCACCTTGGACATATTTTTACTGACGGACCCAGGCCAACCGGAATGCGTCACTGCATCAACAGTATTTCGTTACTATTTCGTTCGGATAACCAAGCACCTGATAAAACCGATGATCAGGAGTGA